ATGAGCATGTTTTCTTTCCATGCTCTTAATATACAAAAATAGAAATATAAATTCAAGATGGACGTTTGTCCTCGGTGTACACATGTCCTCTGTTTTCAAGAATTTAAGCTAACATTGTCAAGTTATATAGAGGAGAATAACCATGGGCTTGCCATTGCGTGCAGTAGAAACCTCGGGCCTGCTTGAAGAATCTAATCGTCTTTGGTTGGATACGCCACTGCCAATAAAAGCCCCTCGTCGCGTGCGTTTAATTGTGCTTTTTGCGGAAGAGTCGGATGACTGGGATGAAACCGAATGGCTAAAAGCCGCTGCATCAAATCCGGCTTTTGATTTTCTGAAAGACCCCGCAGAAGATATTTACACAACGGAAGACGGGAGGCCTTTCCGTGACGAAGGGTAAGGTGGTGCTGGTGCCGTTTCCATTCGACGATCTTTCTGCGACTAAAGTGCGCCCAGCTTTGTGTTTGACTGATCCGATTGGAACTTTTCGGCACGTTGTATTGGCATTTATTACCAGCAGGATTCCATCCGATATGATGGAATCCGATTTTGTTATTGATGCTGCGCAAGATGATTTTGTGATGACTGGACTCCGAGTATCATCAACTTTGCGTCTTCATCGTTTGATGACGGTCACTACATCGTTGATCGAGCGTGAACTCGGCAGTATTTCTTCTACGATGGAGAACAAGGTTGATGAAAAACTTTGCAAATTATTTAAACTTGTATAGCATTTTACTGGTGATCGTGAATTAACTTGACACATTTTAGCCTGTAAAATCAAGGTTATTCTTGTCAAGTTAAATACCGAACATCAGTAAATGTATACCAAGACAAAATTGGAGGCTAAACCATGGCCGATCATTTGATGACAGTCGAAGGCATTTACGACGGCAAAGCGATACGTCCACTCGGCAAAATCAAGACACGTAAAAGGCATCGCGTTCTCATCACTTTCCTCGAGAAGGTTCGTCCGGTCGTTATTGTATCGATCGAGTCTTATAATCGTTACGCGGGAGATGTTGTTGTCTGCGGCGTGACCAGCAAGCTCAAACCGATGCGTTTTGCGATACAGATTGACCAACAAAAGCGAATTAGTTAAAAACATACGCAAGGGCAAATTTGAAAATCAACCTCATCACCCTCGGTTGTCCGAAAAACATCGTTGATTCCGAATTGATCAAAGGCGGGCTGAAAGCTTGCGGCGTGGACTTCGTTGGCGACGCCAAAAATGCTGAAGCCGTCATCATCAACACCTGCGGTTTCATCGAATCTGCCAAGGAAGAATCGATTGACACCATTTTGCAAGCGGTGCAGCTTAAAAAACGCGGCAGAATCAAAAACGTTTTTGTCACCGGCTGCCTTTCCGAGCGCTACGGCGCGGAATTGCGCCGGGAAATTCCTGAAGTCGACGGCTTTTATGGCAACCGCGACATGCGGAAAATTGTGGCTGGCCTCGCGCAGCAGTTGCGATTGAAATACGAATTGATCGGCGAGCGGGAACTGCTCACGCCGGGGCATTATGCGTATTTGAAAATTTCCGAGGGCTGCGAGCATCCCTGCACCTTTTGCGCGATTCCGGGCATTCGCGGCAATTTTCGCAGCACGCCAATTCCCGATCTCGTAGAACAGGCTGCCAGCCTGTCCGCAAAAGGCGTCAAAGAGCTCATCCTCGTCGCCCAGGACACCACGCAATACGGCCTCGATCTCAACGGTGTGCAGCAACTGCCCACACTTCTGCGCGCGCTGTGCCGCGTAGGCGGCATCGAGTGGATTCGGCTGATGTATGCGTATCCTTATCATGTCACCGAGCCGATGCTCGAAGTCATCGCCGAAGAGCCGAAGATCGTCAAATACATCGACATGCCGATTCAACATATTTCCAGCCGCATGTTGAAACGCATGGGACGCCGGGTCGATCGCGTTTTCACGGAGAATTTGCTTGCCCAAATGCGCGCGATTGTCCCTGAGCTGGCGATCCGCACCTCGGTAATCGTCGGTTTCCCCGGCGAAACCGAGGAAGATTTTCAGGAGTTGCTCGATTTTATCGCGGAGGGAAATTTTGAGCGGCTCGGCGTTTTTACTTACTCGCAGGAAGAAGACACGCCGGCCTTTTGTTTTTCCGAACAGATCGCCGACGAGGTCAAACGCGAGCGTTACGATCTGTTGATGCAGGCCCAGCAGGAGGTCGCGGCCAATTGGAGCGCCAGACAAACCGGCCGGCGGCTGCGAGTTTTAATTGATGAATTTGATGCTGTTGAAAACGTCTATCGCGGCCGCACAGCCTGGGATTGCCCTGAGATCGATCATGGTGTTTTAGTGCACGCGGCGCAGTTGTCTGCAAAAAATTCCGCCGAGGTAAAAATCGGCGAGTTCTGTGAAGTTGATATTGTCGAAGCCCAAGATTATGATTTGATCGCCGTTCCGGCGCGCCGCCGCACTGCGTTTTCCTCGCCGGCTTCGGTACGGGAGCTCGGCGGCATCAAATATCTGCTTTATCACGGCCAACCGGCCGGATGAAAGAGAATTTAGAATGCGAGGTGGAATCATGAAAAAGCCAGCAGGAGTTTTGCCGTCGCCAAAGTTTTGGGGCATGATGTTTTTGTTGTTGAGCAGCAGCCTGGCCGGCGCGCAGCCCGAGTTGTCGGAGCCTCGCCAGGATTATTCACCGTTTTTCTATATCGATTTTGCTGGCTTTCGAGGCGAAAAGCCGAAGGAAAACCGGCTCGATCTTTATTTGAAAATCATGTATGATGAATTGCAATTTGTCA
The candidate division KSB1 bacterium DNA segment above includes these coding regions:
- a CDS encoding type II toxin-antitoxin system PemK/MazF family toxin is translated as MTKGKVVLVPFPFDDLSATKVRPALCLTDPIGTFRHVVLAFITSRIPSDMMESDFVIDAAQDDFVMTGLRVSSTLRLHRLMTVTTSLIERELGSISSTMENKVDEKLCKLFKLV
- a CDS encoding type II toxin-antitoxin system PemK/MazF family toxin, translated to MADHLMTVEGIYDGKAIRPLGKIKTRKRHRVLITFLEKVRPVVIVSIESYNRYAGDVVVCGVTSKLKPMRFAIQIDQQKRIS
- the rimO gene encoding 30S ribosomal protein S12 methylthiotransferase RimO — protein: MKINLITLGCPKNIVDSELIKGGLKACGVDFVGDAKNAEAVIINTCGFIESAKEESIDTILQAVQLKKRGRIKNVFVTGCLSERYGAELRREIPEVDGFYGNRDMRKIVAGLAQQLRLKYELIGERELLTPGHYAYLKISEGCEHPCTFCAIPGIRGNFRSTPIPDLVEQAASLSAKGVKELILVAQDTTQYGLDLNGVQQLPTLLRALCRVGGIEWIRLMYAYPYHVTEPMLEVIAEEPKIVKYIDMPIQHISSRMLKRMGRRVDRVFTENLLAQMRAIVPELAIRTSVIVGFPGETEEDFQELLDFIAEGNFERLGVFTYSQEEDTPAFCFSEQIADEVKRERYDLLMQAQQEVAANWSARQTGRRLRVLIDEFDAVENVYRGRTAWDCPEIDHGVLVHAAQLSAKNSAEVKIGEFCEVDIVEAQDYDLIAVPARRRTAFSSPASVRELGGIKYLLYHGQPAG